From the genome of Verrucomicrobiia bacterium, one region includes:
- a CDS encoding esterase: MPIKTTIISTLIFLGCQLATWADEPVQLNLEVDGISRLASVYAPASAHTNPAPVVFVFHGHGGNARQVQRQFHLEREWPEAIVVYPQGLPTPGQLTDPEGRRNGWQATADAFEGRDLKFFDALLARLRKDYRVADQRIYATGHSNGGGFTYLLWLERGATLRAVAPCAAVAKYAPRLSPKPMLMVAGQKDPLVKFSWQERMLKEVQRVNGCSTNGETWGQDGVIYPSTLGTPVIAFIHPGGHVFPQAAPGLIAKFFKEH; encoded by the coding sequence ATGCCGATCAAAACTACGATCATCAGCACCCTCATTTTTCTGGGGTGTCAACTGGCCACCTGGGCGGATGAACCGGTGCAACTCAACCTCGAGGTGGATGGCATTTCGCGTCTGGCGTCGGTCTATGCGCCAGCCTCGGCCCACACGAATCCCGCACCCGTCGTGTTTGTGTTTCACGGTCATGGCGGCAACGCGCGTCAGGTGCAGCGTCAGTTTCATCTGGAACGGGAATGGCCGGAGGCAATCGTCGTTTATCCGCAAGGGCTGCCAACCCCAGGTCAATTGACGGATCCCGAAGGTCGGCGCAACGGCTGGCAGGCAACCGCCGATGCTTTCGAAGGTCGCGATTTGAAGTTCTTCGACGCCCTGCTGGCGCGGTTGCGCAAGGACTATCGCGTGGCGGATCAGCGCATTTACGCCACCGGACATTCCAACGGTGGCGGGTTTACCTACCTGCTTTGGCTGGAACGAGGCGCCACTTTGCGCGCGGTCGCGCCTTGCGCAGCGGTCGCCAAGTACGCACCCCGTTTATCGCCCAAGCCCATGCTGATGGTCGCTGGCCAAAAAGATCCACTCGTGAAGTTCTCCTGGCAGGAAAGGATGCTGAAAGAAGTGCAGCGCGTTAATGGCTGCTCAACCAACGGCGAAACGTGGGGGCAGGACGGGGTGATTTATCCATCCACCCTCGGCACACCGGTCATCGCTTTCATTCATCCGGGAGGCCACGTTTTTCCCCAGGCCGCGCCCGGATTGATCGCGAAGTTCTTCAAGGAACATTGA
- a CDS encoding immunoglobulin domain-containing protein: MKQSSLLSALGFTVLALATAGAQGLKLENVWSLQPGERDYLGTSTAERGLAYNPVTDHVLIVHRANPVVVAVLNAQTGEDVSALDTSGLVNPGTFILSKIDVADDGAIYAANFGSIGTSTPQFTIYRWADENSGSSIAYAGDPGEGNIQQWGTTFTVRGAGTDTQILVSSSAGTIAALLTTTDGINFTSQILTTDVMPGQMGIAIAFGADNTFWAKSVDGPLLHLEFDANVGTATTLQTYNITNFPGTVGPFNVDVANHRLVGINVTTPDTANLYDISNLAAAPELLNSIALPTDYNNALFMGAVDFGGSLVFTLDSNNGVQAYSLVTSSDPVPPSMILEPKDTTVYTGGKAVLVASATGAAPLSYQWQQYGMDLPGATSPVLVISNARQEDEGAYTVVVSNAAGTTYSLAAYLTVLPSGILSPIWSLAPGSRPYLTASGNNQRGMTYNPVTKHVVLVNRAGSLSVNLIDGATGADRGTMSTAGVSGGTFALSTIDVADDGVTYGVNFGSVAGTTPTIYRWANEEADPTIAYQGDPMQGTANRQWGNAVAVRGAGTNTQILLPTGNQEFVALFTTENGTDFTPTVFSNLPPNAIMEGVAFGAGNTIWGQSHAGGTLAHYKLDFETGEAVVLEAYDWNIFDANVKPIAVDVEHNLLAGVAIATPDTVNLYDISQIDEFTPPVLLHSVVTPTDNANTLFRGALAFGDDTLFALDTNNGIIALALPFLQIQPDGDKLEVSWAAAHAGYTLQTRNSSESGTWNNVGTGTVSNGRYRVEVTPSGTQQYFRLKR; the protein is encoded by the coding sequence ATGAAACAATCATCACTACTATCTGCTTTGGGATTCACTGTCCTCGCACTGGCGACCGCTGGCGCGCAGGGATTGAAATTGGAAAATGTTTGGAGTCTGCAACCGGGTGAGCGCGACTACCTGGGCACCAGCACGGCGGAACGCGGGCTGGCCTATAATCCGGTGACCGACCACGTGTTGATTGTGCATCGTGCCAACCCCGTCGTGGTCGCCGTTTTGAACGCGCAGACCGGGGAGGACGTGAGTGCGCTGGATACTTCCGGCCTGGTGAATCCGGGGACATTCATTTTGAGTAAAATTGACGTAGCTGATGACGGCGCCATTTACGCGGCCAACTTCGGCTCAATTGGAACATCAACCCCGCAGTTCACCATCTATCGCTGGGCGGACGAGAACAGCGGCAGTTCCATTGCCTACGCGGGGGATCCGGGCGAGGGCAACATCCAGCAATGGGGCACGACCTTTACCGTCCGCGGCGCGGGGACGGACACCCAGATTCTGGTCAGTTCCAGCGCCGGGACGATTGCCGCCTTACTCACCACGACCGACGGAATTAATTTCACTTCACAAATTTTGACGACAGATGTCATGCCCGGTCAGATGGGCATCGCGATCGCCTTTGGAGCGGACAACACCTTCTGGGCGAAATCCGTGGACGGGCCGCTGTTGCATTTGGAGTTCGATGCCAATGTCGGAACCGCCACGACGTTGCAAACCTACAACATCACCAACTTCCCGGGGACGGTCGGACCGTTCAACGTGGATGTGGCGAACCATCGCCTCGTGGGCATCAACGTCACCACTCCGGATACCGCGAATCTCTACGATATTTCCAATCTCGCCGCGGCGCCGGAGTTGCTGAACAGCATTGCGCTACCCACCGATTACAACAACGCACTGTTCATGGGCGCCGTGGATTTTGGCGGCAGCCTGGTGTTTACCCTGGACAGTAACAACGGAGTGCAGGCGTACAGTTTGGTGACCTCCAGCGATCCGGTGCCGCCCTCGATGATCCTCGAACCGAAAGACACCACGGTCTATACTGGCGGCAAAGCGGTCTTGGTGGCATCGGCCACTGGCGCCGCGCCACTCTCCTATCAATGGCAGCAGTACGGAATGGATCTTCCCGGCGCCACCAGCCCGGTATTGGTGATTTCCAACGCCCGGCAGGAAGATGAAGGGGCTTATACCGTGGTGGTGTCCAATGCCGCCGGCACCACTTACAGTCTCGCCGCATACCTGACGGTGCTGCCATCGGGAATTTTGTCGCCCATCTGGAGTTTGGCCCCAGGCTCCCGGCCTTACTTGACCGCTTCCGGCAATAACCAGCGTGGCATGACTTACAATCCGGTGACCAAACACGTGGTCCTCGTGAATCGAGCCGGTAGTTTGAGTGTGAATTTGATTGATGGCGCGACGGGCGCGGATCGCGGCACGATGAGTACCGCAGGAGTCAGTGGTGGCACCTTCGCGCTTTCGACGATCGACGTGGCGGATGACGGGGTGACTTATGGCGTCAACTTTGGCAGTGTGGCCGGGACCACTCCAACCATCTATCGCTGGGCGAATGAAGAAGCCGATCCGACGATTGCCTATCAGGGTGATCCCATGCAAGGAACGGCGAACCGACAATGGGGCAACGCGGTTGCGGTCCGCGGTGCCGGCACCAACACGCAAATTCTGTTGCCAACGGGCAATCAGGAGTTTGTGGCCCTCTTTACCACGGAGAACGGCACCGACTTTACTCCCACCGTTTTCTCCAACCTGCCGCCCAACGCCATCATGGAAGGGGTGGCCTTCGGTGCCGGCAACACGATTTGGGGACAGTCTCATGCCGGGGGCACGCTGGCGCACTATAAGTTGGATTTTGAGACTGGTGAAGCCGTCGTCTTGGAAGCCTATGATTGGAATATCTTCGACGCCAATGTGAAACCGATTGCGGTGGATGTTGAACACAACCTCCTGGCAGGTGTGGCCATTGCCACTCCCGACACCGTAAATTTGTACGACATCAGTCAGATTGATGAGTTCACGCCGCCGGTGTTGTTGCACTCAGTGGTTACGCCCACCGACAACGCCAACACGCTGTTCCGTGGCGCGCTGGCTTTCGGCGACGACACCTTGTTCGCGCTGGACACCAACAACGGCATTATCGCGTTGGCACTGCCGTTTCTGCAGATTCAGCCTGATGGTGACAAACTGGAGGTCTCTTGGGCTGCGGCACATGCGGGTTACACGCTCCAAACCCGAAACAGTTCGGAATCCGGCACTTGGAATAATGTTGGCACCGGCACGGTTTCCAACGGACGTTATCGCGTGGAAGTGACCCCGAGCGGCACCCAACAATACTTCCGTCTGAAACGATAA
- a CDS encoding right-handed parallel beta-helix repeat-containing protein, with the protein MKATVLHSLTNRGAICLVLFALGASPISGADRFVSLTGGHVAPFTDWASAATNIQAAIDVADAGDVVWVTNGIYNTGGKVMAGDLTNRVALDKALTVRSVNGPFETFIEGAWDPSWQGAGPMAVRCAWLTNGAVLQGFTLQRGATRSTGDYTALQSGGAVWSWPNGVIDHCVMRSNIAAVGHAVYRGQIRNSLITQNSKSPPVGGYVLQEVTLNNCTVVSNWAQSVFGPSQITNCIVYYNSRPDPLPGNATIAYSCTTSPSWGVGNISADPQFLPGTFDLSSTSPCRDAGVFLGGGTDLEGRPWANPPSMGCLQWQPTPIFIQQPRIEWVTHSTAATISSVVDGQQPMACWWLRNGQRLEDGVDFDATQTTNLLVRNVTLMVDASFQMVASNAFGVVTSAAVQLAVHYANATSSASFPPYNTWQTAATNIQDAINAAAPGSLVLVTNGIYNTGGKVMAGDLTNRVAVNKPLLLQSVNGPEVTVIQGQWDPTTTNGPLAVRCAWLTNGAMLNGFTLRGGATRALGDVETLRSGGGVWAASETALVTNCIITGNSANQYGGGAYSGFLSHCTFTMNNAAWGGGAAGALALNCLVTDNRAVVNGGGLANVNATNCAITRNFAVAGGGGVSLSGMTMLPAFTQLQNCTITENVSITGGGGLYLLSPYGPSVVNCIIWNNRGSGLSPDYSPSNAKLSYCCVSTLPFGTGVGPGNISVDPQLLADGIHLAATSPCRGAGFNSVVGTDWDGQPWLNPPSIGCDEPHPAPLAVAVQPRPSPQVGQVKLRAVIAGTASADCTWLKDGAVLENNSKYATAHTSELRINEFNSADAGYYQLVASNAFGVSTSQVLHVTVHCVDAAGNAPQPPFATWNTAAPDIQAAIDVAAPGAVILVTNGVYATGSRATTQSYPSIFSGLNRVVLDKAVLVTSVNGPQVTTITGQWPPVTPEDSPGVRCVWMARDSGLSGFTLTGGAGGVWCDSQQAELANCAITNCNDQSWAGGAYGGTLRNCILVDNIGSGVSSCQVFNSLMQRNQGKLGGGAAYSFLQNCTVTANTAATGGGGVYSCELVNSIVYFNSAPSSPEHVFTTGINSCSSAPFFFWSNNITADPQLIDGRHLALNSPCRGAGNPLYVTDTDLDGDPWANPPSIGCDEVVAAAFVGPLTVAVHSGYPEVAATGKMPLIGEITGLPSRVDWMFGDGTGATNASSLVYHSWTEPGDYLVTLTAYNLDHPEGVTGQTTVTVVPALPVQMLAASAWSGTNFSLSFTGQLGFTYTVEQTTNLTPPVTWQIWKTLPGTDGLIELTDPGATNAMRFYRLRRQ; encoded by the coding sequence ATGAAAGCAACCGTCCTTCATTCTCTCACCAATCGTGGCGCCATTTGTCTTGTGCTGTTCGCCCTTGGCGCTAGCCCGATTTCCGGGGCGGACCGTTTTGTCTCGCTGACCGGCGGCCATGTGGCGCCGTTCACCGATTGGGCCAGTGCCGCCACCAACATCCAGGCGGCGATTGACGTCGCCGACGCGGGCGATGTGGTTTGGGTGACCAACGGTATCTACAACACCGGCGGCAAGGTGATGGCCGGCGATCTGACGAACCGCGTGGCGCTGGACAAGGCCCTGACGGTCAGAAGCGTGAACGGCCCCTTCGAGACGTTTATTGAAGGCGCGTGGGATCCTTCTTGGCAAGGTGCCGGACCGATGGCGGTGCGGTGCGCTTGGTTGACCAATGGTGCCGTGCTGCAAGGCTTTACGTTACAGCGCGGGGCAACACGATCCACTGGTGACTACACCGCTTTACAAAGCGGCGGTGCGGTTTGGAGCTGGCCCAATGGCGTGATAGATCATTGCGTCATGCGGTCGAATATCGCCGCTGTTGGACATGCCGTATATCGCGGGCAAATCAGAAACTCCCTAATCACGCAGAATAGCAAAAGCCCGCCGGTCGGCGGGTATGTCTTACAGGAAGTCACCCTGAATAATTGCACAGTGGTGAGTAACTGGGCGCAAAGTGTCTTCGGTCCGTCCCAAATCACCAATTGCATCGTTTATTACAATAGCAGGCCAGACCCGCTACCGGGTAACGCCACCATCGCGTACTCCTGCACCACCTCGCCGAGTTGGGGTGTGGGCAATATCAGTGCCGATCCACAATTCCTGCCGGGCACCTTCGACCTATCCAGCACCTCGCCGTGCCGCGATGCCGGTGTCTTTTTGGGTGGCGGTACTGATTTGGAGGGACGCCCTTGGGCCAACCCGCCTTCGATGGGATGTTTGCAGTGGCAACCAACCCCTATTTTCATTCAGCAACCCCGGATTGAGTGGGTGACCCATTCGACCGCCGCCACCATCTCCAGCGTGGTGGATGGCCAGCAGCCGATGGCGTGTTGGTGGCTGCGGAACGGCCAACGCTTGGAGGATGGCGTGGATTTTGACGCCACACAGACCACCAATCTTCTGGTCCGCAATGTGACATTGATGGTGGACGCGTCATTTCAAATGGTGGCCAGCAATGCGTTTGGAGTGGTCACCAGCGCCGCGGTTCAGTTGGCCGTGCATTACGCCAATGCGACCTCAAGTGCGTCGTTCCCGCCGTACAACACCTGGCAAACCGCCGCCACGAATATTCAAGATGCAATCAATGCCGCCGCCCCCGGATCACTGGTCCTGGTAACCAACGGCATCTACAACACCGGCGGCAAGGTGATGGCCGGCGATCTGACGAACCGCGTGGCGGTGAACAAACCGCTGTTGCTGCAAAGTGTGAACGGGCCGGAGGTCACGGTGATTCAGGGCCAATGGGATCCGACGACGACGAATGGTCCGCTCGCCGTGCGGTGCGCGTGGTTGACCAATGGCGCCATGCTAAATGGGTTCACCCTGCGCGGTGGTGCCACTCGCGCACTGGGTGATGTCGAAACCCTACGCTCCGGCGGTGGAGTGTGGGCGGCTTCGGAAACAGCTTTGGTGACCAATTGCATCATCACCGGCAACTCGGCGAACCAGTACGGCGGCGGGGCGTATTCCGGCTTTCTAAGCCACTGCACTTTCACAATGAATAACGCCGCTTGGGGTGGCGGAGCCGCAGGGGCTTTGGCCTTGAATTGTCTGGTGACTGACAATCGAGCGGTGGTTAACGGCGGCGGATTGGCCAACGTGAATGCAACCAATTGCGCCATAACTAGAAATTTTGCCGTCGCCGGCGGTGGCGGCGTTAGCTTGTCGGGAATGACGATGTTGCCCGCCTTCACGCAGCTCCAGAACTGCACGATTACTGAAAATGTCAGCATTACCGGAGGAGGTGGCTTGTATTTACTTTCTCCCTATGGACCTTCAGTGGTTAATTGCATCATTTGGAACAACCGCGGCTCGGGCTTGTCCCCGGATTACTCTCCGTCTAATGCAAAACTGAGTTATTGCTGCGTTTCTACCCTGCCCTTCGGTACCGGCGTCGGCCCCGGCAACATTAGTGTGGACCCACAATTATTGGCCGATGGAATTCATCTGGCAGCGACCTCCCCGTGCCGCGGGGCCGGGTTCAATTCGGTTGTCGGCACGGACTGGGACGGACAACCCTGGCTGAACCCGCCTTCCATCGGTTGCGATGAGCCGCATCCCGCTCCGCTGGCGGTCGCCGTCCAACCGCGCCCCAGTCCGCAGGTTGGGCAGGTCAAACTGCGCGCAGTGATTGCGGGCACGGCCAGCGCGGACTGCACCTGGCTCAAGGACGGAGCCGTACTGGAGAACAACAGCAAATACGCGACCGCCCACACCTCGGAGTTGAGGATCAACGAATTCAATTCTGCGGATGCTGGTTACTACCAACTGGTGGCCAGCAACGCGTTCGGCGTCTCCACCAGCCAGGTGCTGCACGTCACGGTTCACTGCGTGGACGCCGCCGGCAATGCGCCCCAGCCGCCTTTTGCCACTTGGAATACCGCGGCACCCGACATCCAAGCAGCCATTGATGTCGCCGCTCCCGGGGCCGTGATTTTGGTGACCAACGGAGTATATGCCACCGGCAGCCGCGCCACTACGCAAAGCTACCCATCAATTTTCAGCGGCTTGAATCGTGTCGTGTTGGATAAAGCGGTGTTGGTGACGAGCGTGAACGGTCCGCAAGTGACAACCATTACCGGCCAGTGGCCGCCAGTAACGCCGGAGGATTCCCCGGGCGTGCGTTGCGTCTGGATGGCGAGGGACTCCGGCTTGAGCGGGTTTACTTTGACGGGAGGCGCCGGCGGAGTTTGGTGCGATTCGCAACAGGCGGAACTGGCGAATTGCGCCATCACAAATTGCAATGACCAAAGCTGGGCTGGTGGTGCTTACGGCGGGACCCTACGCAACTGCATCCTGGTGGATAACATCGGCAGTGGCGTGAGCAGTTGCCAGGTATTCAACAGTTTGATGCAGCGCAATCAGGGAAAACTGGGGGGCGGCGCGGCATATTCGTTTCTACAAAACTGCACCGTCACGGCCAACACCGCAGCGACCGGCGGTGGCGGCGTATATTCCTGTGAGTTGGTAAACTCCATCGTGTACTTCAATTCCGCTCCCAGTTCTCCAGAACACGTTTTTACAACGGGTATTAACTCCTGCTCTTCCGCACCGTTCTTTTTTTGGAGCAATAACATCACCGCTGATCCACAGTTGATTGACGGCCGGCATCTGGCGCTGAACTCGCCGTGTCGCGGCGCGGGCAATCCGCTTTATGTCACGGACACCGACCTGGACGGTGATCCGTGGGCCAACCCGCCTTCCATCGGTTGCGATGAAGTCGTGGCCGCGGCGTTTGTGGGGCCGCTCACGGTCGCCGTACATTCCGGCTACCCGGAAGTGGCGGCCACCGGTAAAATGCCGCTCATTGGCGAGATCACCGGACTGCCCTCACGTGTGGACTGGATGTTTGGGGACGGCACGGGCGCCACAAACGCCAGTTCCTTGGTCTATCACAGTTGGACTGAACCGGGCGATTACCTGGTCACATTGACGGCGTACAACCTGGACCATCCGGAAGGAGTTACCGGACAAACCACGGTGACCGTGGTACCGGCACTGCCAGTGCAGATGCTGGCCGCGTCGGCTTGGAGCGGCACGAACTTCAGTCTCTCGTTCACCGGACAACTGGGTTTCACCTATACTGTGGAACAAACCACCAATCTCACTCCGCCGGTCACCTGGCAGATTTGGAAGACGCTTCCGGGTACGGACGGTTTGATCGAACTGACTGACCCGGGCGCTACCAACGCCATGCGGTTCTACCGCCTCCGCCGACAGTAA
- a CDS encoding choice-of-anchor L domain-containing protein, giving the protein MRFIRKNNCLWQRAQVRLQDLEGDPTWRLYNNLFYGGDLNYRAIEDDPSLSAYDNFFDRTTITRGLKTKDFAHDHNGHIQGENRLKPITVNNDVIVNSFTYVHGPLGDFYHGSTDLLDQGSRSAIAAELDAYTTQADQTPDSGTVDIGFHYYIGSAPTAFANNAYPCRNDPVNITLSGYDPDNDLLKYIVLTGTGYGPNHGTLSPSGGSSQYRTYTPDHNYEGPDSFTFKVNDGIFDSAPVTVTIQVGYQPTAYEQHVQTCRGVPIQITLQGQDGCNDSLTFSIVNGPSYGSLSAITSIDDSSASVTYTPNTPFCGPDEFSFKVNDGVRDSAPATVTVAVGGDFIYAPYQTVMAAADTPLDIHLCASDCSGNAALTFAIATEPEQGELEEGTAPGHYIYTPDQTTPPYTGPDSFTFTVSNCGFESSPGTVNVVIVPGLETLMAECRPATIILTWDASAIPATYGLTVDGFEVYRATQSGGPYTLLTPAPLPGTETTYVDATAAPSTTYYYVVKFLHNEPDCRNPGQFISYPSPFSNEKTASTCCPDPEGEFWTDDTPSAQQLAEWLSKPGDTVANATFTGAIVARGIFGNAGSTGLPFDAGIILSSGNIHNAAGPNDDFGGNKHTLHSLPGDDDLDDLLSMLESETFPELMETEDAAVLEFDLTPSTSLLEFEYVFASEEYPEWLSDLKNDAIAIFVDGQNTAWVPGVSNDVPVSVFTVNATRNSDYFQENQPTPNEVFDLQYDGFTSSALHPMLTATKTVQIGVPVHIKIVIADEDDDGYDSAIFIKARRPLCE; this is encoded by the coding sequence ATGCGATTTATCAGGAAAAATAACTGCTTGTGGCAACGAGCGCAGGTCCGTCTGCAAGACTTGGAAGGCGACCCAACGTGGCGGTTGTATAATAATTTGTTCTACGGCGGGGATTTGAACTACCGCGCCATTGAGGATGATCCCAGCCTGTCCGCCTATGATAATTTTTTTGATCGAACGACCATTACACGGGGGCTGAAGACCAAAGACTTCGCGCATGATCACAACGGGCATATCCAAGGAGAAAACCGGCTGAAACCAATAACCGTGAACAATGACGTCATCGTGAACAGCTTCACCTATGTCCACGGTCCGCTGGGAGACTTTTATCACGGCTCCACCGACCTTCTGGATCAGGGCAGCCGCAGTGCCATTGCTGCCGAACTGGACGCCTATACCACCCAAGCCGATCAGACCCCTGACAGCGGAACGGTGGACATCGGGTTTCATTATTATATTGGGAGCGCCCCGACGGCTTTTGCCAATAACGCATATCCCTGTCGGAATGACCCTGTAAACATCACGTTGTCCGGCTACGACCCTGACAACGACTTGCTAAAATATATTGTGCTGACAGGGACTGGATATGGCCCCAACCACGGCACATTGAGTCCGTCCGGTGGCTCCAGCCAATACCGCACCTACACGCCTGACCACAATTACGAAGGCCCGGACAGCTTCACCTTCAAAGTCAATGACGGGATCTTCGATTCCGCGCCGGTTACGGTGACAATTCAAGTGGGGTATCAACCGACGGCCTATGAACAGCATGTGCAAACCTGCCGCGGAGTTCCCATTCAAATCACGCTCCAGGGACAGGATGGCTGCAACGACAGTCTGACGTTCAGCATCGTGAACGGACCGAGTTATGGTTCCTTGAGCGCGATTACGAGCATTGATGATTCCAGCGCCTCGGTGACTTACACCCCCAACACGCCATTCTGCGGTCCCGACGAGTTCAGCTTCAAGGTCAATGACGGCGTGCGGGATTCCGCGCCGGCGACGGTGACCGTTGCCGTGGGCGGTGATTTCATTTACGCCCCTTATCAAACGGTGATGGCGGCGGCGGACACCCCGCTGGACATCCACTTGTGCGCTTCAGATTGCAGTGGCAACGCCGCGCTCACCTTTGCCATTGCCACCGAGCCGGAACAGGGCGAATTGGAGGAAGGCACCGCTCCGGGCCATTACATTTACACTCCGGACCAGACGACGCCCCCGTACACAGGCCCGGATAGTTTCACTTTTACCGTCAGCAATTGCGGGTTCGAGTCGTCCCCCGGAACGGTGAATGTGGTCATTGTCCCCGGATTGGAAACGCTCATGGCTGAGTGTCGGCCCGCCACCATCATCCTGACGTGGGATGCCAGCGCGATTCCGGCCACGTATGGGTTGACGGTGGACGGGTTTGAAGTGTATCGCGCCACCCAATCTGGCGGGCCTTACACGTTGTTGACGCCCGCGCCGTTGCCCGGCACGGAAACGACCTACGTGGATGCCACGGCGGCCCCGAGCACGACGTATTACTATGTGGTGAAGTTCCTGCATAATGAGCCGGATTGCCGGAATCCGGGGCAGTTCATCAGTTACCCCTCGCCGTTCTCCAACGAAAAGACCGCCAGCACCTGCTGTCCCGACCCCGAAGGGGAGTTCTGGACGGATGACACGCCGTCGGCCCAGCAACTGGCCGAATGGTTGAGTAAACCAGGAGACACAGTTGCGAATGCCACATTCACTGGCGCCATAGTTGCGAGAGGAATTTTCGGGAATGCTGGTTCCACAGGATTACCTTTCGACGCAGGAATAATCCTTTCGTCTGGAAACATTCACAATGCAGCGGGACCGAATGATGATTTCGGTGGTAATAAGCATACTCTTCACAGCTTGCCCGGCGACGATGATCTCGATGACTTATTAAGCATGCTTGAGTCCGAGACTTTTCCCGAACTGATGGAAACCGAAGATGCCGCTGTTTTGGAATTCGACCTTACTCCCTCGACAAGCTTGTTGGAGTTTGAATATGTATTCGCCTCAGAGGAGTACCCAGAGTGGCTTTCAGACTTAAAGAATGACGCCATTGCGATCTTTGTGGATGGACAGAACACAGCCTGGGTTCCCGGTGTGTCAAATGATGTTCCGGTTAGTGTTTTTACTGTGAATGCCACGCGTAACAGTGACTATTTTCAGGAAAACCAACCAACGCCAAATGAGGTTTTCGATTTGCAATACGATGGGTTCACTTCATCGGCGCTTCACCCTATGCTCACGGCGACAAAAACTGTACAAATCGGCGTGCCCGTACATATTAAAATCGTGATCGCTGACGAGGATGATGATGGGTACGATTCTGCGATTTTTATCAAAGCGCGACGGCCACTGTGCGAGTAA
- a CDS encoding response regulator, with translation MSKKILIIDDDAEYRQLMGEVLSLEGWQVLEAADGETGLETVSRERPDVVLCDLLMPRSNGFLVCRKIRGDFTLRHTKIVVASGQDYDSDRLAAREAGADEYLTKPIKPYDLLALIARLTDDASIITPPEVIHPLTPPQPAWLKFWGVRGSVPTPGAGTIRYGGNTTCIEVRAQNQIIILDGGTGLRPLGRALLAEFQDQPLHITILLTHTHWDHIQGLPFFTPIYHPRCRVRILGFEGARRGLVNVLTGQMESPYFPVPFGELPGNIEVDELKDLEFPVGNLRVRAWFANHPGICVGYRIHTGSELIVFFPDNEPHCRYDEAGHPHPTRAEASLEYARSQESKMIEFLHGADVAILDAQYDRAEYEKHIGWGHGCVEDVVMLAIRAQVKQLFLFHHDPDHDDGKLDEMLARARQIVAREKSPLLVDLATEGHVVRFAAALQTA, from the coding sequence GTGTCCAAAAAAATACTGATCATTGACGATGACGCCGAATATCGCCAATTGATGGGCGAAGTCCTGTCCTTGGAAGGCTGGCAGGTGCTGGAGGCCGCCGATGGCGAGACCGGACTGGAAACGGTCAGTCGTGAGCGACCAGATGTCGTGTTGTGCGACCTGCTGATGCCTCGGAGCAACGGCTTTCTGGTTTGTCGAAAAATTCGGGGCGATTTCACCCTGCGCCACACCAAAATCGTCGTCGCTTCCGGTCAGGATTATGACTCCGACCGTCTGGCCGCGCGCGAGGCTGGAGCGGACGAATATCTCACCAAACCTATCAAGCCGTACGATTTGCTGGCGTTGATCGCGCGTCTCACGGACGACGCTTCAATCATCACGCCGCCCGAGGTGATTCATCCCCTCACGCCTCCGCAACCGGCTTGGCTGAAGTTTTGGGGAGTGCGCGGCTCCGTTCCTACGCCCGGTGCAGGAACGATCCGCTACGGAGGCAACACGACCTGCATCGAAGTCCGCGCCCAGAACCAAATCATCATCCTGGACGGCGGCACCGGATTGCGACCCCTCGGGCGCGCGTTGCTCGCCGAATTTCAGGATCAACCGCTGCACATCACCATCCTGCTCACGCACACGCACTGGGATCACATTCAGGGGCTGCCCTTTTTCACGCCGATCTATCATCCGCGTTGCCGGGTGCGCATTTTGGGTTTTGAAGGCGCGCGCCGCGGCTTGGTCAACGTCCTCACCGGTCAGATGGAATCACCCTACTTCCCCGTGCCGTTTGGCGAACTGCCCGGCAACATCGAAGTGGATGAATTGAAGGACCTCGAATTCCCGGTCGGTAATCTACGCGTGCGCGCCTGGTTCGCCAATCATCCCGGCATCTGCGTGGGGTATCGCATCCATACCGGCAGCGAATTGATCGTGTTCTTCCCCGACAACGAACCGCATTGTCGCTACGACGAGGCGGGCCATCCGCATCCGACCCGTGCGGAGGCATCACTCGAATACGCCCGCAGCCAGGAAAGCAAAATGATCGAGTTCCTGCACGGCGCGGACGTGGCCATTCTGGACGCCCAATACGACCGCGCCGAATACGAAAAACACATCGGCTGGGGGCACGGTTGCGTGGAAGACGTCGTCATGCTCGCCATCCGCGCGCAGGTGAAACAACTTTTCTTATTCCATCACGATCCCGACCACGATGACGGGAAGCTGGATGAAATGCTCGCGCGAGCCCGACAAATTGTGGCGCGGGAAAAATCCCCCTTGCTGGTGGATCTGGCCACGGAAGGCCACGTCGTGCGCTTCGCCGCCGCACTCCAAACCGCTTGA